One Phaseolus vulgaris cultivar G19833 chromosome 2, P. vulgaris v2.0, whole genome shotgun sequence DNA window includes the following coding sequences:
- the LOC137810502 gene encoding U11/U12 small nuclear ribonucleoprotein 25 kDa protein isoform X6: MEEYNKSSMKKARLNSLLTNLLDDPILSDVPKNPTLADVDTLISLELGSAMRISVLKLDGSTLDVAVMNSATVKDLKLVIKRKVNDMEQSGMGHRHISWKHVWANYCLSCHNNKLLDDNDALQNFGVRNNSQVQFVPFVMTKQSRRHSKRRKHRFFHGLNKRS; this comes from the exons ATGGAAGAATATAACAAGAGCAGCATGAAGAAGGCAAGGCTGAACTCGTTGCTGACAAACTTGCTAGATGACCCAATACTTTCTGATGTTCCCAAGAACCCAACTTTGGCAGATGTTGACACTCTCATCAGCCTTGAATTGGGTAGTGCCATGCGCATTTCTGTCTTGAAATTGGATGGGTCTACACTTG ACGTGGCAGTGATGAATTCAGCAACAGTGAAGGATTTGAAACTTGTGATCAAGAGGAAGGTAAATGACATGGAACAATCTGGCATGGGTCACCGCCATATTTCTTG GAAACATGTGTGGGCAAATTATTGTTTGTCATGCCATAACAACAAGCTCCTAGATGATAATGATGCACTCCAAAATTTTGGTGTACGAAATAATTCTCAG GTTCAATTTGTACCCTTCGTCATGACAAAACAATCACGGAGGCATTCGAAGAGGAGAAAGCACCGTTTTTTTCATGGCCTTAATAAGCGTTCCTAA
- the LOC137810502 gene encoding pentatricopeptide repeat-containing protein At5g15300 isoform X4, with translation MVGTYSRIRLIFFCALSPTGDLSHAHSLFLQTSMNNSFLCNTMIRAFAKSSFPLQALYIYSHMQTSSVVSDHFTYNFVLKACSRAYKFAQEFGKCDEITIASKGGEVHCTVLKLGFDQDPSIQNSLLYMYSQCGLVHVAQHLFDEISSKSLVSWNIMISAYHRVNNSKLADYLLESMPLKNVVSWNTVIGRYIRSGDIEGARRVFQVMPERDVVSWNTMIAGFVSVKDYSRALTLFSEMQNAEVRPTEVTFISVLGACAETGALEMGSKIHESLKVCEHKIEGYLGNALLNMYSKCGNLSSAWEVFSGMRIKTRSCWNAMIVGLAVHGYCDEALNLFSEMECGLGTVRPNRVTFVGVLIACSHKGLVDKARWYFDHMVKKYKILPEIKHYGCMVDLLSRFGLLEEAHQMITNSPFQNRAILWRTLLGACRTQVNVELAKVSFQQLVKLKSLTDGDYVLLSNIYAEAERWDEVERADQKDSSLGKLERR, from the exons ATGGTGGGAACATATTCACGCATAAG GTTAATATTCTTTTGTGCACTTTCTCCTACGGGAGACCTCTCCCATGCTCATTCCCTCTTCCTACAAACTTCTATGAACAACTCCTTCCTTTGCAACACTATGATTCGAGCCTTTGCCAAGTCTTCTTTCCCTCTTCAAGCTCTATACATCTACAGCCACATGCAGACCTCAAGTGTTGTATCTGACCATTTCACCTACAACTTTGTGCTCAAGGCTTGCTCTAGAGCATACAAGTTTGCCCAAGAATTTGGCAAGTGTGATGAGATCACTATTGCTTCCAAAGGGGGTGAAGTTCACTGTACTGTTCTCAAACTGGGGTTTGATCAAGACCCCTCTATTCAGAACTCTTTGCTCTATATGTACTCTCAATGTGGATTGGTCCATGTTGCCCAACACTTGTTTGATGAAATCAGTAGCAAAAGTTTGGTTTCTTGGAATATCATGATATCGGCATACCATCGTGTCAACAATTCTAAGTTAGCTGATTACCTTCTTGAATCGATGCCACTCAAGAATGTTGTTTCATGGAATACTGTCATTGGAAGGTACATTAGGTCAGGTGATATTGAGGGTGCCAGAAGGGTGTTCCAAGTTATGCCTGAGAGGGATGTTGTGTCCTGGAATACTATGATTGCTGGTTTTGTGTCCGTTAAGGATTATTCACGAGCATTGACACTGTTTTCTGAGATGCAAAATGCTGAAGTAAGACCCACTGAAGTGACGTTTATTTCAGTTCTGGGTGCCTGTGCAGAAACTGGTGCACTGGAAATGGGTAGCAAAATACACGAGTCTCTCAAAGTGTGTGAGCATAAGATTGAAGGGTATTTAGGAAACGCCCTTCTGAATATGTATTCTAAATGCGGGAATTTGAGTTCAGCTTGGGAGGTATTCAGTGGGATGAGGATAAAGACTAGGAGTTGTTGGAATGCTATGATTGTTGGTTTGGCTGTCCATGGTTACTGTGATGAAGCTCTGAATTTGTTTTCAGAGATGGAATGTGGGCTTGGTACTGTTAGGCCGAATCGAGTAACATTTGTTGGTGTTTTGATTGCTTGTAGTCATAAAGGTTTGGTAGATAAAGCAAGATGGTATTTTGATCATATGGTGAAGAAGTATAAAATTCTGCCCGAAATCAAGCATTATGGTTGCATGGTTGATCTTTTAAGTAGATTTGGTTTGCTGGAAGAGGCACATCAGATGATCACAAATTCTCCTTTCCAAAATAGAGCCATTTTGTGGAGAACATTGCTCGGTGCTTGTAGGACACAAGTGAACGTGGAACTGGCTAAGGTGTCATTCCAACAACTTGTCAAATTGAAAAGTCTAACAGATGGAGATTATGTGTTGTTATCTAACATTTATGCTGAAGCTGAGAGATGGGATGAGGTTGAGCGA GCTGACCAGAAAGATAGTTCCTTAGGGAAGCTTGAGAGAAGATAA
- the LOC137810502 gene encoding pentatricopeptide repeat-containing protein At5g15300 isoform X3, giving the protein MVGTYSRIRYVVEHLCSMLELKQVQAIITKAGFQTHIPFIDRLIFFCALSPTGDLSHAHSLFLQTSMNNSFLCNTMIRAFAKSSFPLQALYIYSHMQTSSVVSDHFTYNFVLKACSRAYKFAQEFGKCDEITIASKGGEVHCTVLKLGFDQDPSIQNSLLYMYSQCGLVHVAQHLFDEISSKSLVSWNIMISAYHRVNNSKLADYLLESMPLKNVVSWNTVIGRYIRSGDIEGARRVFQVMPERDVVSWNTMIAGFVSVKDYSRALTLFSEMQNAEVRPTEVTFISVLGACAETGALEMGSKIHESLKVCEHKIEGYLGNALLNMYSKCGNLSSAWEVFSGMRIKTRSCWNAMIVGLAVHGYCDEALNLFSEMECGLGTVRPNRVTFVGVLIACSHKGLVDKARWYFDHMVKKYKILPEIKHYGCMVDLLSRFGLLEEAHQMITNSPFQNRAILWRTLLGACRTQVNVELAKVSFQQLVKLKSLTDGDYVLLSNIYAEAERWDEVERADQKDSSLGKLERR; this is encoded by the exons ATGGTGGGAACATATTCACGCATAAGGTATGTGGTTGAGCACCTTTGTTCCATGTTGGAACTGAAACAAGTGCAAGCCATTATCACCAAAGCAGGCTTTCAAACCCACATTCCTTTCATTGACAGGTTAATATTCTTTTGTGCACTTTCTCCTACGGGAGACCTCTCCCATGCTCATTCCCTCTTCCTACAAACTTCTATGAACAACTCCTTCCTTTGCAACACTATGATTCGAGCCTTTGCCAAGTCTTCTTTCCCTCTTCAAGCTCTATACATCTACAGCCACATGCAGACCTCAAGTGTTGTATCTGACCATTTCACCTACAACTTTGTGCTCAAGGCTTGCTCTAGAGCATACAAGTTTGCCCAAGAATTTGGCAAGTGTGATGAGATCACTATTGCTTCCAAAGGGGGTGAAGTTCACTGTACTGTTCTCAAACTGGGGTTTGATCAAGACCCCTCTATTCAGAACTCTTTGCTCTATATGTACTCTCAATGTGGATTGGTCCATGTTGCCCAACACTTGTTTGATGAAATCAGTAGCAAAAGTTTGGTTTCTTGGAATATCATGATATCGGCATACCATCGTGTCAACAATTCTAAGTTAGCTGATTACCTTCTTGAATCGATGCCACTCAAGAATGTTGTTTCATGGAATACTGTCATTGGAAGGTACATTAGGTCAGGTGATATTGAGGGTGCCAGAAGGGTGTTCCAAGTTATGCCTGAGAGGGATGTTGTGTCCTGGAATACTATGATTGCTGGTTTTGTGTCCGTTAAGGATTATTCACGAGCATTGACACTGTTTTCTGAGATGCAAAATGCTGAAGTAAGACCCACTGAAGTGACGTTTATTTCAGTTCTGGGTGCCTGTGCAGAAACTGGTGCACTGGAAATGGGTAGCAAAATACACGAGTCTCTCAAAGTGTGTGAGCATAAGATTGAAGGGTATTTAGGAAACGCCCTTCTGAATATGTATTCTAAATGCGGGAATTTGAGTTCAGCTTGGGAGGTATTCAGTGGGATGAGGATAAAGACTAGGAGTTGTTGGAATGCTATGATTGTTGGTTTGGCTGTCCATGGTTACTGTGATGAAGCTCTGAATTTGTTTTCAGAGATGGAATGTGGGCTTGGTACTGTTAGGCCGAATCGAGTAACATTTGTTGGTGTTTTGATTGCTTGTAGTCATAAAGGTTTGGTAGATAAAGCAAGATGGTATTTTGATCATATGGTGAAGAAGTATAAAATTCTGCCCGAAATCAAGCATTATGGTTGCATGGTTGATCTTTTAAGTAGATTTGGTTTGCTGGAAGAGGCACATCAGATGATCACAAATTCTCCTTTCCAAAATAGAGCCATTTTGTGGAGAACATTGCTCGGTGCTTGTAGGACACAAGTGAACGTGGAACTGGCTAAGGTGTCATTCCAACAACTTGTCAAATTGAAAAGTCTAACAGATGGAGATTATGTGTTGTTATCTAACATTTATGCTGAAGCTGAGAGATGGGATGAGGTTGAGCGA GCTGACCAGAAAGATAGTTCCTTAGGGAAGCTTGAGAGAAGATAA
- the LOC137810502 gene encoding pentatricopeptide repeat-containing protein At5g15300 isoform X5 has translation MVGTYSRIRYVVEHLCSMLELKQVQAIITKAGFQTHIPFIDRLIFFCALSPTGDLSHAHSLFLQTSMNNSFLCNTMIRAFAKSSFPLQALYIYSHMQTSSVVSDHFTYNFVLKACSRAYKFAQEFGKCDEITIASKGGEVHCTVLKLGFDQDPSIQNSLLYMYSQCGLVHVAQHLFDEISSKSLVSWNIMISAYHRVNNSKLADYLLESMPLKNVVSWNTVIGRYIRSGDIEGARRVFQVMPERDVVSWNTMIAGFVSVKDYSRALTLFSEMQNAEVRPTEVTFISVLGACAETGALEMGSKIHESLKVCEHKIEGYLGNALLNMYSKCGNLSSAWEVFSGMRIKTRSCWNAMIVGLAVHGYCDEALNLFSEMECGLGTVRPNRVTFVGVLIACSHKGLVDKARWYFDHMVKKYKILPEIKHYGCMVDLLSRFGLLEEAHQMITNSPFQNRAILWRTLLGACRTQVNVELAKADQKDSSLGKLERR, from the exons ATGGTGGGAACATATTCACGCATAAGGTATGTGGTTGAGCACCTTTGTTCCATGTTGGAACTGAAACAAGTGCAAGCCATTATCACCAAAGCAGGCTTTCAAACCCACATTCCTTTCATTGACAGGTTAATATTCTTTTGTGCACTTTCTCCTACGGGAGACCTCTCCCATGCTCATTCCCTCTTCCTACAAACTTCTATGAACAACTCCTTCCTTTGCAACACTATGATTCGAGCCTTTGCCAAGTCTTCTTTCCCTCTTCAAGCTCTATACATCTACAGCCACATGCAGACCTCAAGTGTTGTATCTGACCATTTCACCTACAACTTTGTGCTCAAGGCTTGCTCTAGAGCATACAAGTTTGCCCAAGAATTTGGCAAGTGTGATGAGATCACTATTGCTTCCAAAGGGGGTGAAGTTCACTGTACTGTTCTCAAACTGGGGTTTGATCAAGACCCCTCTATTCAGAACTCTTTGCTCTATATGTACTCTCAATGTGGATTGGTCCATGTTGCCCAACACTTGTTTGATGAAATCAGTAGCAAAAGTTTGGTTTCTTGGAATATCATGATATCGGCATACCATCGTGTCAACAATTCTAAGTTAGCTGATTACCTTCTTGAATCGATGCCACTCAAGAATGTTGTTTCATGGAATACTGTCATTGGAAGGTACATTAGGTCAGGTGATATTGAGGGTGCCAGAAGGGTGTTCCAAGTTATGCCTGAGAGGGATGTTGTGTCCTGGAATACTATGATTGCTGGTTTTGTGTCCGTTAAGGATTATTCACGAGCATTGACACTGTTTTCTGAGATGCAAAATGCTGAAGTAAGACCCACTGAAGTGACGTTTATTTCAGTTCTGGGTGCCTGTGCAGAAACTGGTGCACTGGAAATGGGTAGCAAAATACACGAGTCTCTCAAAGTGTGTGAGCATAAGATTGAAGGGTATTTAGGAAACGCCCTTCTGAATATGTATTCTAAATGCGGGAATTTGAGTTCAGCTTGGGAGGTATTCAGTGGGATGAGGATAAAGACTAGGAGTTGTTGGAATGCTATGATTGTTGGTTTGGCTGTCCATGGTTACTGTGATGAAGCTCTGAATTTGTTTTCAGAGATGGAATGTGGGCTTGGTACTGTTAGGCCGAATCGAGTAACATTTGTTGGTGTTTTGATTGCTTGTAGTCATAAAGGTTTGGTAGATAAAGCAAGATGGTATTTTGATCATATGGTGAAGAAGTATAAAATTCTGCCCGAAATCAAGCATTATGGTTGCATGGTTGATCTTTTAAGTAGATTTGGTTTGCTGGAAGAGGCACATCAGATGATCACAAATTCTCCTTTCCAAAATAGAGCCATTTTGTGGAGAACATTGCTCGGTGCTTGTAGGACACAAGTGAACGTGGAACTGGCTAAG GCTGACCAGAAAGATAGTTCCTTAGGGAAGCTTGAGAGAAGATAA
- the LOC137810502 gene encoding pentatricopeptide repeat-containing protein At5g15300 isoform X1: MVGTYSRIRYVVEHLCSMLELKQVQAIITKAGFQTHIPFIDRLIFFCALSPTGDLSHAHSLFLQTSMNNSFLCNTMIRAFAKSSFPLQALYIYSHMQTSSVVSDHFTYNFVLKACSRAYKFAQEFGKCDEITIASKGGEVHCTVLKLGFDQDPSIQNSLLYMYSQCGLVHVAQHLFDEISSKSLVSWNIMISAYHRVNNSKLADYLLESMPLKNVVSWNTVIGRYIRSGDIEGARRVFQVMPERDVVSWNTMIAGFVSVKDYSRALTLFSEMQNAEVRPTEVTFISVLGACAETGALEMGSKIHESLKVCEHKIEGYLGNALLNMYSKCGNLSSAWEVFSGMRIKTRSCWNAMIVGLAVHGYCDEALNLFSEMECGLGTVRPNRVTFVGVLIACSHKGLVDKARWYFDHMVKKYKILPEIKHYGCMVDLLSRFGLLEEAHQMITNSPFQNRAILWRTLLGACRTQVNVELAKVSFQQLVKLKSLTDGDYVLLSNIYAEAERWDEVERVRSEMIDLHVSKKVGHSQIDMTESPQYMK; this comes from the exons ATGGTGGGAACATATTCACGCATAAGGTATGTGGTTGAGCACCTTTGTTCCATGTTGGAACTGAAACAAGTGCAAGCCATTATCACCAAAGCAGGCTTTCAAACCCACATTCCTTTCATTGACAGGTTAATATTCTTTTGTGCACTTTCTCCTACGGGAGACCTCTCCCATGCTCATTCCCTCTTCCTACAAACTTCTATGAACAACTCCTTCCTTTGCAACACTATGATTCGAGCCTTTGCCAAGTCTTCTTTCCCTCTTCAAGCTCTATACATCTACAGCCACATGCAGACCTCAAGTGTTGTATCTGACCATTTCACCTACAACTTTGTGCTCAAGGCTTGCTCTAGAGCATACAAGTTTGCCCAAGAATTTGGCAAGTGTGATGAGATCACTATTGCTTCCAAAGGGGGTGAAGTTCACTGTACTGTTCTCAAACTGGGGTTTGATCAAGACCCCTCTATTCAGAACTCTTTGCTCTATATGTACTCTCAATGTGGATTGGTCCATGTTGCCCAACACTTGTTTGATGAAATCAGTAGCAAAAGTTTGGTTTCTTGGAATATCATGATATCGGCATACCATCGTGTCAACAATTCTAAGTTAGCTGATTACCTTCTTGAATCGATGCCACTCAAGAATGTTGTTTCATGGAATACTGTCATTGGAAGGTACATTAGGTCAGGTGATATTGAGGGTGCCAGAAGGGTGTTCCAAGTTATGCCTGAGAGGGATGTTGTGTCCTGGAATACTATGATTGCTGGTTTTGTGTCCGTTAAGGATTATTCACGAGCATTGACACTGTTTTCTGAGATGCAAAATGCTGAAGTAAGACCCACTGAAGTGACGTTTATTTCAGTTCTGGGTGCCTGTGCAGAAACTGGTGCACTGGAAATGGGTAGCAAAATACACGAGTCTCTCAAAGTGTGTGAGCATAAGATTGAAGGGTATTTAGGAAACGCCCTTCTGAATATGTATTCTAAATGCGGGAATTTGAGTTCAGCTTGGGAGGTATTCAGTGGGATGAGGATAAAGACTAGGAGTTGTTGGAATGCTATGATTGTTGGTTTGGCTGTCCATGGTTACTGTGATGAAGCTCTGAATTTGTTTTCAGAGATGGAATGTGGGCTTGGTACTGTTAGGCCGAATCGAGTAACATTTGTTGGTGTTTTGATTGCTTGTAGTCATAAAGGTTTGGTAGATAAAGCAAGATGGTATTTTGATCATATGGTGAAGAAGTATAAAATTCTGCCCGAAATCAAGCATTATGGTTGCATGGTTGATCTTTTAAGTAGATTTGGTTTGCTGGAAGAGGCACATCAGATGATCACAAATTCTCCTTTCCAAAATAGAGCCATTTTGTGGAGAACATTGCTCGGTGCTTGTAGGACACAAGTGAACGTGGAACTGGCTAAGGTGTCATTCCAACAACTTGTCAAATTGAAAAGTCTAACAGATGGAGATTATGTGTTGTTATCTAACATTTATGCTGAAGCTGAGAGATGGGATGAGGTTGAGCGAGTAAGGAGTGAAATGATTGACTTGCATGTTTCTAAGAAAGTTGGACACAGCCAAATTGATATGACTGAAT CTCCCCAGTATATGAaataa
- the LOC137810502 gene encoding pentatricopeptide repeat-containing protein At5g15300 isoform X2, translating to MVGTYSRIRYVVEHLCSMLELKQVQAIITKAGFQTHIPFIDRLIFFCALSPTGDLSHAHSLFLQTSMNNSFLCNTMIRAFAKSSFPLQALYIYSHMQTSSVVSDHFTYNFVLKACSRAYKFAQEFGKCDEITIASKGGEVHCTVLKLGFDQDPSIQNSLLYMYSQCGLVHVAQHLFDEISSKSLVSWNIMISAYHRVNNSKLADYLLESMPLKNVVSWNTVIGRYIRSGDIEGARRVFQVMPERDVVSWNTMIAGFVSVKDYSRALTLFSEMQNAEVRPTEVTFISVLGACAETGALEMGSKIHESLKVCEHKIEGYLGNALLNMYSKCGNLSSAWEVFSGMRIKTRSCWNAMIVGLAVHGYCDEALNLFSEMECGLGTVRPNRVTFVGVLIACSHKGLVDKARWYFDHMVKKYKILPEIKHYGCMVDLLSRFGLLEEAHQMITNSPFQNRAILWRTLLGACRTQVNVELAKVSFQQLVKLKSLTDGDYVLLSNIYAEAERWDEVERVRSEMIDLHVSKKVGHSQIDMTECDKLS from the coding sequence ATGGTGGGAACATATTCACGCATAAGGTATGTGGTTGAGCACCTTTGTTCCATGTTGGAACTGAAACAAGTGCAAGCCATTATCACCAAAGCAGGCTTTCAAACCCACATTCCTTTCATTGACAGGTTAATATTCTTTTGTGCACTTTCTCCTACGGGAGACCTCTCCCATGCTCATTCCCTCTTCCTACAAACTTCTATGAACAACTCCTTCCTTTGCAACACTATGATTCGAGCCTTTGCCAAGTCTTCTTTCCCTCTTCAAGCTCTATACATCTACAGCCACATGCAGACCTCAAGTGTTGTATCTGACCATTTCACCTACAACTTTGTGCTCAAGGCTTGCTCTAGAGCATACAAGTTTGCCCAAGAATTTGGCAAGTGTGATGAGATCACTATTGCTTCCAAAGGGGGTGAAGTTCACTGTACTGTTCTCAAACTGGGGTTTGATCAAGACCCCTCTATTCAGAACTCTTTGCTCTATATGTACTCTCAATGTGGATTGGTCCATGTTGCCCAACACTTGTTTGATGAAATCAGTAGCAAAAGTTTGGTTTCTTGGAATATCATGATATCGGCATACCATCGTGTCAACAATTCTAAGTTAGCTGATTACCTTCTTGAATCGATGCCACTCAAGAATGTTGTTTCATGGAATACTGTCATTGGAAGGTACATTAGGTCAGGTGATATTGAGGGTGCCAGAAGGGTGTTCCAAGTTATGCCTGAGAGGGATGTTGTGTCCTGGAATACTATGATTGCTGGTTTTGTGTCCGTTAAGGATTATTCACGAGCATTGACACTGTTTTCTGAGATGCAAAATGCTGAAGTAAGACCCACTGAAGTGACGTTTATTTCAGTTCTGGGTGCCTGTGCAGAAACTGGTGCACTGGAAATGGGTAGCAAAATACACGAGTCTCTCAAAGTGTGTGAGCATAAGATTGAAGGGTATTTAGGAAACGCCCTTCTGAATATGTATTCTAAATGCGGGAATTTGAGTTCAGCTTGGGAGGTATTCAGTGGGATGAGGATAAAGACTAGGAGTTGTTGGAATGCTATGATTGTTGGTTTGGCTGTCCATGGTTACTGTGATGAAGCTCTGAATTTGTTTTCAGAGATGGAATGTGGGCTTGGTACTGTTAGGCCGAATCGAGTAACATTTGTTGGTGTTTTGATTGCTTGTAGTCATAAAGGTTTGGTAGATAAAGCAAGATGGTATTTTGATCATATGGTGAAGAAGTATAAAATTCTGCCCGAAATCAAGCATTATGGTTGCATGGTTGATCTTTTAAGTAGATTTGGTTTGCTGGAAGAGGCACATCAGATGATCACAAATTCTCCTTTCCAAAATAGAGCCATTTTGTGGAGAACATTGCTCGGTGCTTGTAGGACACAAGTGAACGTGGAACTGGCTAAGGTGTCATTCCAACAACTTGTCAAATTGAAAAGTCTAACAGATGGAGATTATGTGTTGTTATCTAACATTTATGCTGAAGCTGAGAGATGGGATGAGGTTGAGCGAGTAAGGAGTGAAATGATTGACTTGCATGTTTCTAAGAAAGTTGGACACAGCCAAATTGATATGACTGAATGTGATAAGCTTTCctaa